From the Prunus dulcis chromosome 4, ALMONDv2, whole genome shotgun sequence genome, one window contains:
- the LOC117625376 gene encoding uncharacterized protein LOC117625376, whose translation MVFSWIVNTLDPEIRDSVIYYTIAREIWEDLHERFSQSNAPHIFQLQPETSYLTQDQLSVVAYYTKLKGLWDELASYTDSSTCICAAHGDRNKLMQFLMGLNESYSAVRGQILLMNPLPSVRQAYASISQEEKQHTLGASRAAAGTSDTAAMTVRTGRPNQNRSTNREDRSTDRSDQNRSQTSNRDDRCAGSSKNRPHCTHCDDYGHHIDTCWKLHG comes from the coding sequence ATGGTTTTCTCCTGGATTGTCAACACGCTTGATCCTGAAATAAGAGATAGTGTCATATATTACACCATAGCCCGCGAAATTTGGGAGGATCTCCATGAACGATTCTCTCAAAGCAACGCTCCTCATATCTTCCAACTTCAACCTGAGACTTCATATCTGACACAAGACCAATTGTCAGTTGTTGCCTATTACACCAAGTTGAAAGGTCTTTGGGATGAACTTGCTTCCTACACAGATTCTTCTACCTGTATCTGTGCAGCCCATGGTGATCGCAACAAACTCATGCAATTCCTTATGGGATTGAATGAGTCTTACAGTGCTGTGCGTGGCCAAATTCTCTTGATGAATCCCTTGCCGTCTGTTAGGCAAGCATATGCCTCCATCAGCCAAGAAGAAAAGCAACACACGCTTGGAGCCTCACGAGCAGCTGCTGGAACCTCCGATACTGCTGCCATGACTGTTAGAACTGGACGCCCTAATCAGAATCGATCCACCAATCGCGAGGATCGTAGCACTGATAGGTCAGACCAAAACCGTTCCCAGACCTCCAACCGTGATGACCGTTGTGCTGGATCTTCAAAAAACCGACCCCATTGCACCCATTGTGATGACTATGGCCATCACATTGATACCTGCTGGAAGCTTCATGGGTAA
- the LOC117624018 gene encoding G-type lectin S-receptor-like serine/threonine-protein kinase At4g27290, with protein MGGLCFLLISTNLLFLFFTISSAVDIISPSQSISDNTTLVSSDGSFELGFFSPGSSTNRYLGIWYKNIPGRTVVWVANRCNPINDSSGVLMINSTGNLVLFGQNESVVWSTSSVKRVENAMVQLLDSGNLVVRDVKDGISGPYLWQSFDYPSDTLLPGMKLGWDLRTGLKRHISAWRNSEDPCPGNFTYGIEMELQAYPEAYIRNGTAKIYRASPFNGLTFCGSSEKHPARYGFNFVYNDDEVYYMYKPTIKSITSRIVLNQTTSSCIRFHWKKEDEAWTAHLSRPRDVCDHYGFCGANGNCIGENPVCQCLKGFKPKSQGKWNLADWSLGCVRNKPLSCQKTDKDGFLKFVGLKLPDTTHSWVNKSMNLKECRAECLNNCSCMAYRSSDIRGGTGCAIWFGDLIDTTQALTSGQEIYIRMSASELEENDGKLKTALIVVAVIAVVFSGVLLVAYYIHRRRKKLKEIRDRNQDNEGAPNEDLELPLFELATVICATDNFSSNNKLGEGGFGPVYKGTLADGQEIAVKRLSRSSGQGMNEFMNEVILIAKLQHRNLVKLLGCCVQGDEKMLIYEYMPNGSLDSFIFDQTSRELLLDWPKRYHIICGIARGLLYLHQDSRLRIIHRDLKASNVLLDNEMHPKISDFGLARTLTGGNQTGGNTNRVVGTYGYMAPEYVIDGLFSVKSDVFSFGVLVLEVISGRKNKGFYHPSSPNLIGHAWRLWNEGRHLELIDTYLGSASTLSEMLRCIHVSLLCVQHHPEDRPSMASVVIMLGSEMALAQPKQPGFFMEKESHEAGHSSENQSSSANELSITVLEAR; from the exons atgggTGGTCTTTGTTTTCTGCTTATTAGTACTAATTTGCTCTTTCTGTTTTTCACAATTTCCTCTGCAGTTGACATCATTAGCCCCTCGCAGTCTATCAGTGACAACACGACGTTGGTTTCTAGTGATGGAAGCTTTGAGCTTGGTTTCTTCAGTCCTGGTAGCTCCACGAATCGTTACTTGGGAATTTGGTACAAGAACATCCCAGGTAGAACTGTTGTTTGGGTTGCAAACAGATGCAACCCCATTAATGATTCTTCCGGCGTGTTGATGATAAACAGCACAGGCAATCTTGTGCTGTTTGGTCAGAACGAGAGTGTTGTTTGGTCCACAAGCTCAGTTAAACGTGTTGAAAATGCAATGGTACAGCTTTTAGATTCTGGAAATTTGGTAGTAAGAGATGTGAAAGATGGAATTTCAGGACCCTATTTGTGGCAAAGTTTCGACTATCCTTCTGATACATTGTTACCAGGAATGAAGTTGGGATGGGACTTAAGGACGGGTCTGAAACGACACATATCGGCATGGAGAAACTCAGAAGATCCCTGTCCAGGCAATTTCACGTATGGGATTGAAATGGAACTTCAAGCATACCCTGAGGCATATATTCGCAATGGCACTGCGAAAATTTATCGTGCCAGTCCGTTTAATGGCCTCACTTTCTGTGGTTCATCAGAGAAACATCCTGCTCGTTACGGTTTCAACTTTGTGTACAATGATGATGAAGTGTACTACATGTACAAACCTACCATTAAGTCTATAACCTCAAGAATAGTTTTGAACCAAACCACCAGTTCATGTATTCGGTTTcattggaagaaagaagatgaagctTGGACTGCCCATTTATCAAGACCTAGAGATGTGTGTGATCATTATGGCTTCTGTGGAGCGAATGGAAATTGTATTGGTGAGAATCCAGTCTGCCAATGTCTAAAGGGATTCAAGCCTAAGTCTCAAGGAAAATGGAATTTAGCGGACTGGTCTCTAGGATGTGTGCGCAATAAACCCTTGAGCTGTCAGAAAACAGATAAAGATGGGTTTCTCAAATTCGTTGGCTTGAAATTGCCAGATACTACACATTCTTGGGTGAACAAAAGTATGAATCTCAAGGAATGCAGAGCCGAATGCTTGAACAACTGTTCTTGTATGGCTTATAGAAGCTCAGATATTAGAGGAGGTACTGGCTGTGCCATCTGGTTTGGTGATCTAATAGATACCACACAGGCTCTGACTTCTGGGCAGGAAATATATATTCGAATGTCAGCTTCGGAGTTAG aagaaaatgacgGTAAGCTGAAGACTGCATTGATAGTTGTAGCTGTCATAGCAGTAGTGTTTTCTGGAGTGCTGTTAGTTGCCTATTACATTCACCggagaaggaaaaaattaaAGG AAATAAGAGACAGAAATCAGGACAATGAAGGGGCACCAAATGAGGACCTGGAGCTCCCGCTCTTTGAATTGGCCACTGTAATTTGTGCCACAGATAACTTTTCAAGCAATAACAAGCTGGGAGAAGGTGGCTTTGGACCAGTTTACAAG GGGACGCTAGCAGATGGACAAGAAATTGCTGTGAAGAGGCTTTCAAGAAGTTCTGGCCAAGGAATGAACGAGTTCATGAATGAAGTTATACTGATTGCCAAACTTCAGCACCGAAATCTGGTAAAACTTCTTGGTTGCTGCGTTCAAGGAGATGAGAAAATGCTGATCTATGAATACATGCCCAACGGAAGCCTGGACTCATTCATCTTTG ATCAAACGAGCAGAGAACTACTGTTAGATTGGCCTAAACGTTACCACATTATTTGTGGAATTGCTCGTGGTCTCCTCTATTTGCATCAAGATTCCAGGCTAAGGATTATTCATAGAGATCTCAAAGCAAGTAATGTCCTACTTGATAATGAAATGCATCCAAAAATTTCAGACTTTGGCTTGGCTCGAACATTGACTGGGGGAAATCAGACTGGAGGAAATACAAACAGAGTGGTTGGAACATA CGGTTACATGGCACCCGAGTATGTTATTGACGGTCTATTTTCTGTAAAGTCTGATGTCTTTAGCTTTGGTGTTTTGGTGCTGGAGGTCATTAGTGGAAGGAAAAACAAGGGATTCTACCATCCATCCAGCCCTAACCTTATTGGACAT GCATGGAGATTATGGAATGAAGGAAGGCATTTAGAACTGATTGATACATATTTAGGAAGTGCATCTACCCTATCAGAAATGTTGCGTTGCATCCATGTTAGTCTCTTGTGTGTGCAGCATCATCCTGAGGACAGGCCAAGCATGGCGTCTGTGGTTATAATGCTGGGAAGTGAGATGGCTTTGGCTCAGCCCAAACAACCTGGTTTCTTCATGGAAAAGGAATCACATGAAGCAGGTCATTCTTCAGAAAATCAATCATCTTCAGCCAATGAATTATCCATTACGGTTTTGGAGGCTCGATAA
- the LOC117624017 gene encoding G-type lectin S-receptor-like serine/threonine-protein kinase At4g27290: MKIFTMLFVFTSLLFSILSISNTKDIITPSVSIRDGETLVSSGGSFKLGFFSPGYSSNRYLGIWYNEISPLTVVWVANRENPLTHLSAGALNITNQGALVLLSDTNRNSIIWSSNTSRKFIRKPVGQLLESGNLVVNDGNELVWQSFDYPTDNLLPGMKLGWNLKTGLNKVLSSWKDADDPAPGEFSFSIDRSGYPQLVVKKGLRAQYRLGSWNGLGFTGSPELRSANELFKFDFVLNESEVSYKFELLKDELHSRLLLNLSGGLQRFMWVDKSQSNNIIYSAPVDRCDTYDLCGAYAFSFCKLGSDPQCSCLQGFVQKSPRYQNSKNASLGCVPKTPLGCSNGFQNFTRAKLPDTSSSWTNSSMSLEECKKMCLRNCSCTAYANLDISEGGSGCLLWFGELIDIKEFDSGGQDLFVRTALLGLDDVKTSKPSGVKKKVAIIASVGLLGMGMIILGLVFYKRKKKLKAQGKMKNIREKNFDFECGNEDMELITFDLATVSRATDNFSNNNKLGEGGFGPVYKGTLIEGQDIAVKRLSKCSGQGIKEFMNEVILIAKLQHRNLVKLLGCCIEGDEKMLIYEYMPNKSLDYFIFDDTRSKFLNWDQCINIIGGIARGLLYLHQDSRLRIIHRDLKTSNVLLDKDMNPKISDFGTARAFGADQTEENTNRVVGTYGYMSPEYVVDGLFSIKSDVYSFGVMVLEIVSGKKNRGFYHPEHKLNLLGHAWTLWIEGRPLEVLDKVLDGSCPLPDVSRCIHIALLCVQQQPEDRPNMASVVLMLGGEGSLHAPKQPGFFTDRNPVEADSSSTKRESHSINEMSVTLLEAR; encoded by the exons ATGAAAATCTTTACAATGCTCTTTGTCTTTACATCACTTCTGTTCTCCATTCTAAGTATCTCCAACACCAAAGACATCATCACTCCAAGTGTATCGATCAGAGATGGAGAGACCCTTGTTTCCTCCGGTGGAAGCTTCAAATTAGGATTCTTTAGCCCTGGCTATTCGAGTAACCGATACTTGGGAATATGGTACAATGAAATATCTCCTCTGACGGTTGTATGGGTGGCCAACAGAGAAAATCCACTTACTCATCTCTCAGCAGGAGCTTTGAATATCACTAATCAAGGAGCTCTTGTTCTTTTAAGTGACACAAATAGAAATAGCATTATTTGGTCATCCAACACTTCAAGAAAATTCATAAGGAAACCAGTTGGTCAGCTCCTAGAATCAGGAAATCTTGTTGTGAATGATGGAAATGAGCTTGTGTGGCAGAGCTTTGATTATCCAACTGATAATTTGCTACCAGGAATGAAGCTTGGCTGGAACTTGAAAACCGGGCTAAACAAAGTTTTGTCTTCTTGGAAAGATGCAGATGATCCAGCTCCGGGCGAATTCTCATTTTCCATAGATCGTAGTGGATACCCTCAACTGGTTGTTAAGAAAGGTCTCAGAGCACAGTATAGGTTGGGTTCATGGAATGGCCTTGGTTTTACGGGGAGTCCTGAACTTAGATCTGCGAATGAATTATTTAAATTCGATTTCGTGTTGAATGAGAGTGAGGTCTCTTACAAGTTTGAGCTCCTGAAGGATGAATTGCATTCAAGATTACTGCTGAACTTGTCTGGTGGCTTGCAGCGGTTCATGTGGGTTGATAAATCACAGAGCAATAACATAATTTACTCTGCTCCGGTAGATCGGTGTGACACCTATGATTTATGTGGTGCATATGCATTTTCTTTCTGCAAGCTTGGTAGTGATCCTCAATGTTCATGCTTACAAGGTTTTGTACAAAAGTCTCCAAGGTACCAGAATTCGAAAAACGCATCTTTGGGGTGTGTTCCTAAAACTCCACTGGGTTGTAGTAACGGATTTCAGAATTTCACTAGAGCGAAATTACCGGATACATCTTCGTCATGGACCAATAGTAGTATGTCCCTCGAGGAATGCAAGAAGATGTGTTTGAGAAACTGCTCTTGCACAGCATATGCAAATTTGGATATTAGTGAAGGAGGAAGTGGATGTTTGCTTTGGTTTGGTGAGCTCATTGACATAAAAGAATTCGACTCTGGTGGGCAAGACCTTTTTGTCCGGACAGCCCTCTTGGGATTAG ATGACGTCAAGACAAGCAAGCCCTCTGGTGTGAAGAAGAAAGTGGCAATCATAGCCAGCGTCGGGCTGCTAGGCATGGGAATGATAATACTAGGATTGGTTTTTTACAAGcggaaaaagaaattgaaagcaCAAG gaaaaatgaaaaacatacGTGAAAAGaactttgattttgaatgCGGAAATGAAGACATGGAGCTGATAACATTTGATTTGGCCACCGTATCTAGAGCCACTGATAATTTCTCAAACAATAACAAGCTGGGAGAAGGTGGTTTTGGACCAGTATACAAG GGCACACTGATAGAGGGGCAAGATATAGCAGTCAAAAGGCTTTCAAAATGTTCGGGGCAAGGAATTAAAGAATTCATGAATGAAGTAATATTGATTGCTAAACTTCAACACAGAAATCTTGTAAAGCTTCTTGGTTGCTGTATTGAGGGAGACGAAAAAATGTTAATTTATGAATACATGCCCAACAAGAGCTTGGACTACTTCATATTTG ATGATACAAGAAGTAAATTCCTCAATTGGGATCAATGCATCAATATCATCGGTGGAATTGCTCGAGGACTTCTTTATCTTCACCAAGATTCTAGACTGAGGATAATCCATAGGGATCTTAAAACCAGCAATGTTTTGCTAGATAAAGATATGAATCCAAAAATATCTGATTTTGGCACGGCTAGAGCATTCGGGGCAGATCAAACTGAGGAAAATACTAATAGAGTGGTTGGAACTTA TGGCTACATGTCTCCTGAGTACGTAGTTGATGGACTCTTCTCAATCAAATCCGATGTCTATAGCTTCGGCGTCATGGTGCTCGAGATAGTGAGTGGGAAGAAGAACAGGGGATTTTATCATCCAGAGCACAAGCTTAACCTTCTCGGACAT gCATGGACTCTATGGATTGAAGGAAGGCCATTGGAAGTACTGGATAAGGTGTTGGATGGCTCGTGTCCTCTACCAGACGTGTCGCGATGCATTCACATAGCTCTGTTGTGTGTGCAGCAACAACCAGAAGATAGACCAAACATGGCATCTGTGGTGCTGATGTTGGGTGGTGAGGGTTCATTGCATGCTCCCAAACAACCTGGTTTCTTTACTGACAGGAACCCAGTTGAAGCAGATTCTTCATCCACCAAGCGTGAATCACACTCAATAAATGAGATGAGTGTAACGCTGTTGGAGGCAAGATAG